CTCGCCGTCCTGCTGGAACTGCGCCGCCACCACCGCGAAGTGCGCCGCTGGGGCTGCCCGCCTGCCCCGGACGGAAGACGACGCCGGAGTCCGGTCCTGCGGCCCCTCGCGGCCGTCGCGATCGCTCCGCTCGGTCTGGCGGGCCATCTCGGCTGGGTGGGTCACCGGATGGGCGACTACGGCGGCTACTTCGCGCTCCAGAAGGGCGCCTGGGCCCACACGTTCGACTACGGGCGGCAGACCTTCGACGTCTTCACGTCACTCCCGGTCGGCCACTTCGACTACCTCTTCGCGTACCCCTACGAGGACCTCGTCGGCGCCGCCACGGTTCTGCTCGCCCTACTCGCCCTGCCCCTGCTCCTGCGATTGCGCCCGCCGCCGGTCCTGATCGCCTACACCGTGCTGACGATGGCGCTCGTCCTGGGAAGCCAGCAGATCTTCGGCAACGTCTCCCGCTATCTGCTCCCCGCCTTCCCGCTGTTGATCCCCTGCGCCACCGCCATGCGCCGCCTCGGCACACCGGTGCTGTGCACGGTCCTCGGCGTCGCGGCACTCGCCTCCGGCTCCTACGCCGGATACGTGCTGTTCGAGCTGGGCGTGCCCTAGGAAGGTCAACCGCTGCGACACGCACGGCGGTTGACCTTCCCGCGGGAGGTCTCACCCCCGAGGGGGCGAAGCTGCTACGGCTTGGCCGGAGCGGCCTGCTGCACGACCTCGAAGGACCACAGCGTGGATCCGCTCGCCGCGGGCCGGGGACGCTCGCCGCCGGAAGCGGCCCCACCCTGGTGGGCGGCCTGCATCGGGCCCTCCATCCAGGCCTGGAAGGACTCCTCGTCACGCCAGCGGGTGTAGACGAGGTAGCTGTCGGTGCCTTCGAGGGGCCGCAGCAGCTCGAACCACTCGAACCCGTCGGAGCCCTCCACCGCGTGGGCCCGCGAGGCGAAGCGCTTCTCCAGCGTCTCCCGCTGCTCGGCGGGGACGGTCAGTACGTTGATCTTGACTACGCTCATGACCCCATCCTGCCGCACGGCGACAGGGCCGCCGCCGAAGGGCCCGCCCGCTCATCGGGTGCGCGGGGCGGGACCTCCCGGAACGCCGCGGCGGGCGGCGAGGTCGAGGCTGTTGCAGACGCGCCTGAGGTGCTTGGCGACGGCGCACGGCGCCCGGTCCGCGGCGCACTGACGGCAGGAGTTCAGGTGCCCCTCGTACGACATGCGCGCCTGATCGAGGGAGTCGTTGGGGGTCTGCATCCTGGGCTCCTGACGCGGGGGGACACGCCGGGCTCACACGGCGCACGAGGGGGGAGGGCGAAGGACGTCCCGCATAGTTGCCCGAGGCGCCCACCGGCATTTTGATCTTGTTACTTCAGGTAGGGCAAGCGGTGGCGGGATCGATCCGCCCGACGCGCCCTTGCAGACCGATCGGCGTTTCGCACCTTTTCCCTCCTATCGCACGAATTACTCCGTTTGTGTGACGATAGCCACTAGGGCGTGCCCGTTGTATGGCCGGGCACTTCGTACGTCTCCGCATGGAGGAGGTCTCGATGACGGACCTGAGCAGCAGCCCCGCGACCAGCAAGAACCAGACGGACAAGTCGACGCGGTCCGGCGCCGGGGGCAGGAGTGATCCGGCCGGCCGGGGGCGGACCACCATCGCCGACAGCGTCGTGGAGAAGATCGCCGCAGCAGCCGCACGGGATTCCGTGGGCGTGCACAGCCTGGGCAGCGGCATGGCACGAACGCTCGGATCCGTCCGCGACCGGGTCCCCGTCGGACGTCCCGGAGCGAGCCGTGGAGTGAGCGTCGAGGTGGGTGAGCGCCAGGCGGCGGTGGACCTCGACCTGGTCGTCGACTACGGGTATCCCATCGCGGACGTGGCCACCGGCGTACGTACCGACGTGATCTCGGCCGTGGAGCGGATGACCGGCCTGGAGGTCGTCGAGGTCAACCTCGCCGTCGGCGACGTCCATCTGCCCGACGAAGAGGACGACACACCGCAGTCGGAGAGCCGCGTGACGTGACCCGGCACCCCTCTGCCGATCGCCACGACGGGCGCGCCGAGGGTCCCTCCCCCGCTCACCGAGCATCCGGCCCAGTCCTTGCCGGGCACCCCGAGAGCCCCGCTTCACACGAAGATCCTCAGGAGGTGTGTCGCCGTGGACGAGAAGGACCACCGGGACACTGTCCGGCTGTCTCCGCTCGAACGCGCCACGCTCGCGGAGATCGAGGAAGGGCTGCGGCACGACCACGTCGAACCGGACCCGCCTCCCACCCCGGCCCGCCGGTCGTGGCTCCCGCTCTCGATCGTGCTGATGCTGCTCTGCTCCGTGTTTCTCGCCGTCGTCGGCTACCGCACGTCCCAGCCCGCCGTCCTCTGGTGCTTCGCGATCCTGTGGCCGCTCACCGTCATCCAGGCCGTCCGGCTGGTACGACGCTGGATGAAGGCCGGCGGTCGCGGCCGCATCACCTCCTGGTTCTGAACGGCCGGACGGCGGGGGCCGGTTGAGGCGCGCGTCACCCGGACCCGGTGTGGTCGGACCGGCGGGAATGTACGGCGCGGCCGCGGGGCCGGGTCCGCCGATGCCGATGTCCGGTCATGCGCCCCAGCGACAGGAATGACGACGGGGGCGCGCCCTCTCCTCGCATGGTCGGACCGGCTCCGCGGTGCGAGGGTGGAGGGGAGACGTGTCCGTGGGGTGAGACCCGGGAGGACCGATGGGGCGAGATGTTCCGGCGCTGGTCTTCACCCGCGAGGACCGACGCCAGTACCGGATCAAGATGCAGGAGTGCCTCGACGCCTTCGCGCAGATGCTGCGCGAGTCACGGTTCGACGCGGAGCGGCCCCAGGTGGGCCTGGAGATAGAGCTGAATCTGACCGACGCCGAGGGCGACCCGGCGATGCGGAACAGCGACGTGCTCGACGCGATCGCGGATCCCGCCTGGGACTCCGAGCTGGGCCGGTTCAACCTGGAGATCAACGTGCCGCCCCGGCGGCTGACCGCGGGCGGTCCCGACGCCTGGGAGGAGGAGATCCGCGCCGCGCTGAACCATGCCGACGAACGCGCCAGGACCGTGGGCGTCCACCTGATCATGGTCGGTATCCTCCCCACCCTGCGCGAGGAGGACGTGGGCCCGAAGGCCCTGTCGGAGAACGCCCGTTACCAGCTGATCAACGAGCAGGTCTTCGCGGCACGCGGCGAGGACCTGCTCATCGAGGTGGACGGCGTCGACCGGTTGCGGACCTACGCGGAGACCATCACGCCGGAAGCCGCCTGCACGAGCACGCAGTTCCATCTCCAGGTTTCGCCCGAGGAGTTCGCCGACTACTGGAACGCGGCGCAGGCGATCGCCGGGGTGCAGGTCGCGCTCGCCGCCAACTCGCCGTTCCTGTTCGGCAAGGAACTGGCGCACGAGACGCGCATCCCGCTCTTCGAGCAGGCGACGGACACCCGTCCGCAGGAGATCAAGGCCCAGGGCGTACGGCCCCGGGTCTGGTTCGGGGAGCGGTGGATCACCAGCGTCTTCGACCTCTTCGAGGAGAACCTCCGCTACTTCCCTGCCCTGCTGCCCCTGTGCGAGGACCAGGACCCCACGCGGATGCTGGACCGCGGCGACATTCCCGACCTCGGCGAACTCACCCTGCACAACGGCACGATCTACCGCTGGAACCGTCCGGTGTACGCCGTCGCCCAGGGCAGGCCGCACCTGCGCGTGGAGAACCGCGTACTCCCCGCGGGCCCGACCGTCGCCGACACCCTCGCCAACGGCGCCTTCTACTACGGCCTCACCCGCGCGCTCGTCGACGAGGACCGGCCGGTCTGGTCACGGATGTCCTTCTCCGCCGCCGAGGACAACCTGCACGCGGCGGCACGGCACGGCATCGACGCCCGCCTGTACTGGCCCGGAACCGGCGAGGTCCCGGTGCCCGAACTCGTCCTGCGCAGACTGCTGCCGCTGGCCCACCAGGGCCTGGAGCGCTCGGGCATGGACGCGGCCTGGCGGGAACCGTTGCTCGGCATCATCGAGCAGCGGTGCGTCACGGCGCGCAACGGCGCCGTCTGGCAGAAGGAGATGCTGCACCGCCTCGAGGCCTCGGGCCACCACGACCGCCACGAGGCCCTGCGGCTCATGACCCGGCAGTACATCGACTACATGCATCTCAACGCCCCGGTCCACACCTGGCCGGTGGACTGAGGAGACCGCGCGGGTCGACCGGGCCGTCGGTGCGCCCCGCGCCATCCCCGAGGGGCACCCCGGCGTCCGCCTGCTCCCCCGTTCCGCCGGGGCCTGCCGGGGTGTCGTTCGTCCTCGGTCAGCTCGCGGCGAGGAGCTGGAGCGTGTCGATCACGCGGTTGGAGAAGCCCCACTCGTTGTCGTACCAGGCGACGACCTTGATGTGGCGGCCGTCGACGCGGGTGAGGGCCGAGTCGAAGATCGACGAGGCCGGGTTGCCCGTGATGTCGGACGACACGAGAGCGTCCTCGGAGTACTCCAGGACGCCGGCGAGCGGGCCCTCCGCCGCCGTGCGGTAGGCGGCCAGGACCTCGTCGCGCGTCACGTCGCGGGCCACGGTCGTGTTCAGCTCGACGATCGAGCCCACCGGGACGGGGACGCGGATCGAGTCGCCGGACAGCTTGCCCTCGAGGTTCGGCAGCACCAGGCCGATCGCCTTGGCGGCGCCGGTCGTCGTCGGCACGATGTTGACGCCGGCGGCACGGGCGCGGCGGGGGTCGCGGTGCGGGCCGTCCTGGAGGTTCTGCTCCTGGGTGTAGGCGTGCACCGTCGTCATGAAGCCGTGCTCGATACCGGCGAGTTCGTCGAGGACGGCGGCCAGCGGGGCGAGCGCGTTGGTGGTGCACGACGCGTTCGAGACGATCGTGTGCGTGGCCGCGTCGTAGGCGTCGTTGTTCACACCGAACGCGAGCGTGACGTCGGCACCGTCGGACGGCGCGCTGACGAGGACCTTCCTGGCGCCGGCGTCGAGGTGCGCGCGGGCCGCCTCGGCGGAGGTGAAGCGGCCGGTCGCCTCCAGGACGACGTCGACGCCGAGTTCCGCCCAGGGCAACTGAGCCGGCTCCCGCTCGGCGAGCACCTTGATGCGGTGGCCGTCGACGACGAGGGTGTCCCCGTCGACGGTCACGGGGCGGCCGAGGCGGCCGGACGTCGAGTCGAAGGCGAGGAGCCGGGCGAGCGCGGCGGGCTCGGTGAGGTCGTTGACGGCGACGACCTCCAGCTTGGTGTCGCGTTCGAGCAGCGCGCGCAGCACGTTGCGTCCGATGCGGCCGAATCCGTTGATGGCGATGCGAGTCATGAGTGGTGTCCTTCCGGTCCCTGCGGGTTCCCTCCCAGCCTCGCTCGCGCGCCGCCGCCGTGACACCGGCGAGATCGCCACGGTCCGCAAGGATCGCGCCATCGGGTGGTGGGGCTATTCGCCCTGGGTGAAGGTGCGCCGATACTCGCTCGGGCTGGTGCCGAGAATGTGCTGGAAGTGGAGCCGCAGATTGGCGCCCGTGCCCAGGCCGACGCCCGCGGCGATCTGCTCGACGCTCCACTGCGAACGCTCCAACAGCTCACGCGCCATGTCGATCCGGGCCCGCATCACCCACTGCATCGGGGTGTAGCCGGTGTCGTCGGCGAACCGCCGCGAGAAGGTCCGCGGTGACACCGCCGCGTGCTCGGCGAGCCTGTCGAGGGAGAGGGATTCACCGAGCCGGTGGAGGGCCCACTCGCGGGTGGCGGCGAACCGTTCGCCCAGCGGCTCGGGCACACTGCGTGGCACGTACTGGGCCTGACCGCCGCTGCGGTAGGGAGCGGCGACCAGGCGCCGGGCCGCGTGGTTCGACGCGGCCACACCGAGGTCGCCGCGCAGGATGTGGAGACAGAGGTCGATGCCCGAGGCGGCGCCCGCCGAGGTGAGCACGCTGCCCTCGTCGATGAAGAGGACGTTCTCGTCGACGTGGACGAGGGGGTGCTTCGCCGCGAGAGCCCGGGTGTAGTGCCAGTGCGTCGTGGCGCGCTTGCCGTCGAGCAGCCCCGTGGCGGCGAGGGCGAAGGCGCCGGTCGAGATGGCGGCCAGCCGTGCCCCTCGCCGGTGGGCGGCGATCAGCGCGTCGACGACGGCCCGCGGCGGGTCCTCGCGGTCGGGGGACCGGTAGCCGGGGACGAAGACGATGTCGGCCCAGGCGAGCGCGTCGAGGCCGTGGGCGACGTGGTACGACAGTCCGTCGCCGCCCGTGACGAGCCCGGGTTCCGCGCCGCACACCCGTACCTCGTACGGCATGCTCGCGCGGGTCGTGAACACCTGCGCGGCAATTCCGACATCGAGCGGTTTGGCCCCTTCGAGCACGAGGACGGCGACGCGATGCAGACGGCTTTCTGACACGGTGAAAGGGTACGTGGCCTGCGCTCGCGGGCGGGTCGGCCGGGCCGCATGGGGAGCCGGTCTGAGGACGGGACGCGCCTGTGCGAGGGGCCGGGGCCCCAACGGCGCCGCGCCGTCCGCAGATTACAGCGATATCACTTCGACAACCCCCTTCACGGGAGCCACACATGCCGTGCGAGGATGCGGCCTCCGGTATCGAATACCGGCGTAGAGGGGAACACCATTGAAATCAAGGAAACTGAGCCGTAAGCGGCAACGCGCGACCATAGTCACGGCGGCGGCCGCATCGGTCGTCGCCGGAGCGGCGCTGCTGCCCAACTGGTCCGCCGGCGCGGCCAGTGTCGCCGCCGACCCCAAGGTGGACGCGTCCACGAAGGCCACCTTCCAGAAGCTGGCCGACGCGGTCTTCACCGACCGTACCGACGCCCTGGTCGACAACGGGACGAGCAAGCGGACCACGTCGCGGTTCTCCGGCGACGTGCGTCTGTCCTCCACCCAGACGCGCACCGAGAAGTCCGCGCTGTCGCAGCTCGAGGGCCGCAAGGACCGTCTGGCGAAGCTCGGCGAGAAGTACCGTGCGGGCAACACGACGGTCTCGCTGGACACCACGAAGGTGAAGGGCCGTCACGCCACCGTCACCGTCACCGAGACGACGACGCTGACGTACGACAAGGCCACGGGCACCGAGCCGAAGACCACCGGCTTCCAGGCCCACCACCAGCTGACGTTCAAGGCCGACCGCAAGGGCGACTGGCAGCTGACCGGTGTCCGGGACACCGACGACGGTGTCGCGGTCAACCAGGTCGCCACCACCCCGCTCGTCGCCGCCCCGAAGACCGCCGACGACGGGCCGCCCACGGCCGCCCGTTCGGCGATCACGAAGAACCCGGCAGCGAACCCGAAGAACCTCACGGCCTCCGGTTACGACTACAAGGCCATGGCGGCGTACGCGGCCAAGTACTGGAAGACGTACAACCCGGCGTACCCGGACTTCAACGGGGAGGGTGCCGGCGGTGACTGCACCAACTTCGTCAGCCAGTCCCTGAAGGCCGGTGGCTGGAAGCACGTTCCCGGTTACACGAACGACTTCCACAACTGGTTCGGTACCGCGGACATCCAGTCGGACTCGTTCATCGGTGTCAACGAGTTCTCGTGGTTCGCGCTGTCCTCGAAGCGTGTCACCAGCCTCGCCAACGTCTACCAGCTGGACATCGGCGACGTGCTGCAGATGGACTTCAACAAGGACGGGTCCAAGGACCACAGCATGATCGTCACGTACCGCAGCCCGCAGGGTGTGCCGTACCTGTCGTACCACTCCACCAACACCTACAACAGGTCGGTGGCGAGCATCATCGCGTCGTACCCGAACGCCGCGTACTACGCCTACCGCACCTGACGGTCGGCGGAACGGGGCGGGAGTCGGCCGAGTGCCGGGCTCCCGCCCTTTTGCGTGGCGCCCGACCGCATCAGCCCCGTGGGCGCGACCGGACGTCAGAGCCAGGTGGTGCCGAGCCAGGCGGACGCCGCCGCGGCGACCAGCAGGGCGATGTTGAGGCCGATCAACCGCGCCTCGCCGCGGGAGACGTGGACGGCGATGCCCCCGACCTGGATGAGGACGAGGCCCACCGCGGCGGCGACGGCGAGGAC
The window above is part of the Streptomyces sp. NBC_01428 genome. Proteins encoded here:
- a CDS encoding antibiotic biosynthesis monooxygenase family protein — translated: MSVVKINVLTVPAEQRETLEKRFASRAHAVEGSDGFEWFELLRPLEGTDSYLVYTRWRDEESFQAWMEGPMQAAHQGGAASGGERPRPAASGSTLWSFEVVQQAAPAKP
- a CDS encoding GlxA family transcriptional regulator, with product MSESRLHRVAVLVLEGAKPLDVGIAAQVFTTRASMPYEVRVCGAEPGLVTGGDGLSYHVAHGLDALAWADIVFVPGYRSPDREDPPRAVVDALIAAHRRGARLAAISTGAFALAATGLLDGKRATTHWHYTRALAAKHPLVHVDENVLFIDEGSVLTSAGAASGIDLCLHILRGDLGVAASNHAARRLVAAPYRSGGQAQYVPRSVPEPLGERFAATREWALHRLGESLSLDRLAEHAAVSPRTFSRRFADDTGYTPMQWVMRARIDMARELLERSQWSVEQIAAGVGLGTGANLRLHFQHILGTSPSEYRRTFTQGE
- a CDS encoding Asp23/Gls24 family envelope stress response protein, coding for MTDLSSSPATSKNQTDKSTRSGAGGRSDPAGRGRTTIADSVVEKIAAAAARDSVGVHSLGSGMARTLGSVRDRVPVGRPGASRGVSVEVGERQAAVDLDLVVDYGYPIADVATGVRTDVISAVERMTGLEVVEVNLAVGDVHLPDEEDDTPQSESRVT
- the gap gene encoding type I glyceraldehyde-3-phosphate dehydrogenase, with translation MTRIAINGFGRIGRNVLRALLERDTKLEVVAVNDLTEPAALARLLAFDSTSGRLGRPVTVDGDTLVVDGHRIKVLAEREPAQLPWAELGVDVVLEATGRFTSAEAARAHLDAGARKVLVSAPSDGADVTLAFGVNNDAYDAATHTIVSNASCTTNALAPLAAVLDELAGIEHGFMTTVHAYTQEQNLQDGPHRDPRRARAAGVNIVPTTTGAAKAIGLVLPNLEGKLSGDSIRVPVPVGSIVELNTTVARDVTRDEVLAAYRTAAEGPLAGVLEYSEDALVSSDITGNPASSIFDSALTRVDGRHIKVVAWYDNEWGFSNRVIDTLQLLAAS
- a CDS encoding DUF3040 domain-containing protein, coding for MDEKDHRDTVRLSPLERATLAEIEEGLRHDHVEPDPPPTPARRSWLPLSIVLMLLCSVFLAVVGYRTSQPAVLWCFAILWPLTVIQAVRLVRRWMKAGGRGRITSWF
- a CDS encoding amidase domain-containing protein; this encodes MKSRKLSRKRQRATIVTAAAASVVAGAALLPNWSAGAASVAADPKVDASTKATFQKLADAVFTDRTDALVDNGTSKRTTSRFSGDVRLSSTQTRTEKSALSQLEGRKDRLAKLGEKYRAGNTTVSLDTTKVKGRHATVTVTETTTLTYDKATGTEPKTTGFQAHHQLTFKADRKGDWQLTGVRDTDDGVAVNQVATTPLVAAPKTADDGPPTAARSAITKNPAANPKNLTASGYDYKAMAAYAAKYWKTYNPAYPDFNGEGAGGDCTNFVSQSLKAGGWKHVPGYTNDFHNWFGTADIQSDSFIGVNEFSWFALSSKRVTSLANVYQLDIGDVLQMDFNKDGSKDHSMIVTYRSPQGVPYLSYHSTNTYNRSVASIIASYPNAAYYAYRT
- a CDS encoding glutamate--cysteine ligase, with amino-acid sequence MGRDVPALVFTREDRRQYRIKMQECLDAFAQMLRESRFDAERPQVGLEIELNLTDAEGDPAMRNSDVLDAIADPAWDSELGRFNLEINVPPRRLTAGGPDAWEEEIRAALNHADERARTVGVHLIMVGILPTLREEDVGPKALSENARYQLINEQVFAARGEDLLIEVDGVDRLRTYAETITPEAACTSTQFHLQVSPEEFADYWNAAQAIAGVQVALAANSPFLFGKELAHETRIPLFEQATDTRPQEIKAQGVRPRVWFGERWITSVFDLFEENLRYFPALLPLCEDQDPTRMLDRGDIPDLGELTLHNGTIYRWNRPVYAVAQGRPHLRVENRVLPAGPTVADTLANGAFYYGLTRALVDEDRPVWSRMSFSAAEDNLHAAARHGIDARLYWPGTGEVPVPELVLRRLLPLAHQGLERSGMDAAWREPLLGIIEQRCVTARNGAVWQKEMLHRLEASGHHDRHEALRLMTRQYIDYMHLNAPVHTWPVD